The following proteins come from a genomic window of Lycium ferocissimum isolate CSIRO_LF1 chromosome 4, AGI_CSIRO_Lferr_CH_V1, whole genome shotgun sequence:
- the LOC132051962 gene encoding protein HAIKU1-like: MDNSDRSFNRNPDHLGVNKFGKNIKKSPIHQPNFNNNTNSGARQQPQPQVYNINKNDFRSIVQQLTGSPSQEPPPRPPQNPSKPPSMRLQKIRPPPLTPINRPQIPVHPQRQAHIPAPARPVGGVPYHNNMVRPPPHYGQPSPPMLPPTPGDVWTNTAESPISVYMRYLQNSIIDSGPKQTQFQGPGHYQAHPASPGLLPNPSMPPLPSPRMNGPPPFPSARMNGFPSPRMNGPPPPLPSPRMNGPPPFLSPRMNGPPPPLPSPGVNGPPPLPSPTSQYLLPSPTGFLNLLSPRSPYPLLSPGVQHPPPLTPNFFFSPMAQPGGFGAGQQFPPSPGYGFPLSPSGFFAMSSPRWRDQ; encoded by the coding sequence ATGGATAATTCAGATAGGTCGTTCAATAGGAATCCTGATCATTTGGGTGTGAATAAATTTGGGAAGAATATCAAGAAGAGTCCTATACACCAACCCAATTTCAATAACAATACAAATAGTGGTGCTAGGCAACAACCTCAACCTCAGGTTTACAATATTAACAAGAACGATTTTCGGAGCATTGTTCAGCAACTTACAGGTTCACCATCTCAAGAACCTCCACCTAGACCTCCTCAGAATCCTTCTAAGCCTCCTAGTATGAGATTACAAAAGATTCGGCCACCCCCTTTGACTCCAATAAATCGTCCCCAAATTCCAGTCCACCCTCAACGTCAAGCACATATCCCTGCCCCAGCTCGACCTGTAGGAGGCGTTCCTTACCATAACAATATGGTAAGACCGCCTCCACACTATGGTCAGCCCTCACCTCCTATGTTACCACCAACACCTGGAGATGTTTGGACAAATACAGCTGAGTCTCCAATTTCAGTTTATATGCGCTATCTTCAAAATTCAATAATAGATTCAGGGCCTAAACAAACACAATTTCAAGGTCCTGGTCATTATCAAGCACATCCAGCATCACCTGGCTTACTTCCTAATCCTTCAATGCCACCTCTTCCATCTCCTAGAATGAACGGCCCGCCTCCTTTCCCATCCGCGCGGATGAATGGTTTCCCATCTCCTAGGATGAATGGCCCTCCTCCACCTCTTCCATCTCCTAGAATGAATGGCCCCCCTCCTTTCCTGTCTCCTAGGATGAATGGTCCTCCTCCGCCTCTTCCTTCCCCGGGAGTAAACGGCCCTCCTCCTTTGCCTTCACCTACTTCTCAGTATCTTTTGCCGTCACCCACTggtttcttgaacttgttatCTCCACGATCCCCGTATCCATTGCTTTCTCCGGGTGTGCAGCATCCTCCACCACTGACACCAAATTTCTTCTTCTCTCCAATGGCTCAGCCTGGGGGTTTTGGCGCGGGGCAACAGTTTCCTCCTTCGCCTGGTTACGGATTTCCATTGTCACCTTCTGGGTTCTTCGCCATGTCAAGTCCAAGATGGAGGGATCAATAG